The proteins below come from a single Alnus glutinosa chromosome 9, dhAlnGlut1.1, whole genome shotgun sequence genomic window:
- the LOC133877480 gene encoding nucleolar GTP-binding protein 1-like, whose amino-acid sequence MVQYNFKKITVVPNGKDFVDIILSRTQRKTPTVVHKGYAISRLRQFYMRKVKYTQQNFHEKLSAIIDEFPRLDDIHPFYGDLLHVLYNKDHYKLALGQINTARNLISKIAKDYVKLLKYGDSLYRCKCLKVAALGRMCTVIKRIAPSLAYLEQIRQHMARLPSIDPNTRTILICGYPNVGKSSFINKITRADVDVQPYAFTTKSLFVGHTDYKYLRYQVIDTPGILDRPFEDRNIIEMCSITALAHLRAAVLFFLDISGSCGYTIAQQAALFHSIKSLFMNKPLIIVCNKTDLQPLEGISEEDMKLVMEMKSQAMKTLIGQGGEPTDDQGVLLTMSTLTEEGVIAVKNTACERLLDQRVELKMKSKKINDCLNRFHVAIPKPRDQKERPPCIPQAVLEAKAKQAAEKEKRTTERDLENENGGAGVYSASLKKHYILGNDEWKEDIMPEIMDGHNVYDFIDPDILHRLEELEQEDGLRQAEEEDDDFEIDGKELTPEEQQALAEIRKKKSLLIQQHRIKKSTAESRPIVPRKFDKDRRFTTDRMGRQLSYLGLDPSLAINRARSQSRGRKRARSPDRGADDVMDVDVDTPNKKLRIISRSRSRATSRPPGEVIPGEGFKDSIQKIKAVKLAKKSAKKRNKDARRGEADRVIPTLKPKHLFSGKRSTGKTDRR is encoded by the coding sequence ATGGTGCAGTATAATTTTAAGAAGATTACGGTGGTGCCAAATGGGAAGGACTTCGTTGACATTATTCTCTCTCGCACCCAACGAAAAACACCGACTGTTGTCCACAAGGGGTATGCTATATCCCGCCTCCGTCAGTTTTACATGCGCAAAGTGAAGTATACCCAGCAGAACTTTCATGAGAAGCTCTCTGCAATCATTGATGAGTTTCCTCGACTGGATGATATCCATCCTTTTTATGGGGACCTTCTTCATGTTCTCTACAACAAAGATCACTACAAGCTTGCCCTTGGCCAAATCAATACTGCAAGGAACCTTATAAGTAAAATTGCAAAAGACTATGTGAAATTGTTGAAGTATGGTGACTCACTGTACCGATGCAAGTGTCTGAAGGTTGCTGCTCTTGGCCGCATGTGTACTGTGATAAAGAGGATTGCTCCTAGTTTGGCTTACTTGGAACAGATCAGACAACACATGGCGAGGCTACCTTCAATTGACCCTAATACTCGGACGATCTTGATTTGTGGATACCCCAATGTCGGCAAGAGTTCATTCATTAACAAGATCACTAGGGCTGATGTAGATGTCCAGCCCTATGCTTTCACCACGAAGTCACTCTTTGTTGGTCATACAGATTATAAATACCTGAGGTACCAAGTCATTGATACACCCGGAATTTTGGACCGACCATTTGAAGATCGCAACATTATTGAGATGTGCAGCATAACAGCTCTGGCTCATCTGCGAGCTGCTGTGTTGTTCTTCTTAGACATCTCAGGGTCTTGTGGATATACCATTGCTCAACAGGCTGCTCTCTTTCACAGTATTAAGTCTCTATTTATGAACAAACCGTTGATTATAGTTTGCAACAAGACTGATTTACAACCACTAGAAGGTATATCAGAGGAAGACATGAAGTTGGTCATGGAGATGAAATCTCAAGCTATGAAGACTCTGATTGGCCAAGGAGGCGAGCCTACAGATGACCAGGGGGTTCTGTTGACCATGAGCACTTTGACTGAGGAGGGGGTAATTGCTGTGAAAAACACGGCTTGTGAGAGGTTATTGGATCAGAGGGTGGAATTAAAGATGAAATCAAAAAAGATAAATGACTGCTTAAATCGTTTTCATGTTGCAATTCCAAAGCCACGGGACCAGAAGGAAAGGCCACCTTGTATACCTCAGGCAGTTTTAGAAGCTAAAGCTAAGCAAGcagcagagaaggaaaagaggaCGACTGAAAGGGATCTGGAGAATGAGAATGGTGGTGCAGGTGTATACTCTGCTAGTTTGAAGAAGCATTATATCTTGGGCAATGATGAATGGAAAGAAGATATAATGCCTGAAATTATGGATGGGCACAATGTATATGACTTCATTGATCCTGATATTTTACATAGGCTTGAAGAATTGGAACAAGAAGATGGGCTACGGCAGGCAGAGGAGGAGGATGATGATTTTGAGATCGATGGCAAGGAATTGACCCCAGAAGAGCAACAAGCATTGGCTGAGATCCGGAAAAAGAAAAGCTTACTCATACAACAGCATAGGATCAAGAAAAGCACTGCAGAGAGCCGACCTATCGTACCAAGGAAATTTGACAAGGACAGGCGGTTCACAACAGATAGAATGGGAAGGCAGCTATCCTATTTGGGGCTGGATCCAAGTTTGGCCATTAACCGAGCCCGCAGTCAGTCGAGGGGCCGGAAGAGGGCAAGATCGCCTGACAGGGGAGCTGATGATGTTATGGATGTGGATGTGGACACACCTAACAAGAAGCTGCGAATTATATCTAGATCCCGATCAAGGGCGACATCACGGCCTCCAGGTGAAGTCATCCCTGGAGAGGGCTTCAAGGACTCTATTCAAAAGATTAAGGCAGTAAAACTTGCCAAGAAATCTGCCAAGAAGAGGAACAAGGACGCTCGTCGTGGTGAGGCGGATAGAGTAATTCCTACTTTGAAGCCAAAGCATTTGTTCTCAGGGAAGCGCTCTACTGGCAAAACAGACAGACGCTGA
- the LOC133878377 gene encoding pentatricopeptide repeat-containing protein At1g08070, chloroplastic-like, with protein sequence MPVKPLIPTLTPKQLNQIHAQLLKNPKPYALNQLLGILTNSATPQNAFLLYNQMLQHPTFHNHYTFTHALKASTLLHERQKGLEIHAHVLKSGHCFDIFIHNSLLHFYVVGNDNLSACRIFDSMPSPDVVSWTSIISGLSKCGFEEEAIVKFSSMDVKPNANTLVSVMSACASLRALKLGKAIHGYSLRNLDGNNAILGNVMVDFYVRCGSLESAKYLFVNIPKRDVVSWTTMIGGYAQRGFCEEAVRVFQEMVERGEAHPNEVTIVNVLSACSSMGALNLGQWVHSYIDTQSDLTEETNVGNALINMYVKCGDVGMAIQVFNMLMRKDIISWSTVISGMAMNGHGMNTLHLFSLMLILGVPPDDVTFIGLLSACSHAGLVAKGLMFFEAMKNVYGIIPQVQHYACMVDMYGRAGLLEEAEDFIRQMPVEAEGPIWGALLNACRVHRDEKMFERIRQCLLDTRGVSVGTFALLSNAYAGSDRWEDANKVRDAMRCMGLKKMAGCSWLEVDPSTHNQEKPAYAGK encoded by the coding sequence ATGCCAGTAAAACCTCTCATACCTACCTTGACTCCAAAGCAACTAAACCAAATCCATGCTCAACTCCTTAAAAACCCAAAGCCCTACGCTCTGAACCAATTGTTAGGAATTCTCACAAACTCTGCCACCCCACAAAATGCCTTTCTTCTCTACAACCAAATGCTTCAACACCCAACCTTCCACAACCATTACACCTTCACCCATGCCCTCAAGGCATCAACCTTATTGCATGAGCGCCAAAAGGGTCTTGAAATCCATGCACACGTCCTAAAATCCGGTCACTGTTTTGATATCTTCATCCATAACTCCTTGCTTCATTTCTACGTTGTTGGGAATGACAACTTATCCGCTTGCCGGATTTTTGACTCGATGCCTTCCCCGGATGTCGTTTCGTGGACTTCGATCATTTCGGGGCTTTCTAAGTGCGGTTTTGAAGAGGAAGCCATTGTTAAGTTCTCGTCCATGGATGTAAAGCCTAATGCTAATACTCTTGTTAGTGTTATGTCTGCCTGTGCTAGTCTAAGAGCTCTGAAGCTCGGGAAAGCCATTCATGGATATAGCTTGAGGAATTTGGATGGCAATAACGCTATATTGGGTAATGTAATGGTGGATTTTTATGTGAGATGTGGGTCTTTGGAGAGCGCAAAGTACCTGTTTGTGAATATACCTAAGAGAGATGTGGTTTCCTGGACTACAATGATAGGTGGTTATGCACAAAGAGGATTTTGTGAAGAGGCAGTGAGGGTATTCCAGGAAATGGTGGAACGAGGGGAAGCTCATCCTAATGAGGTCACTATTGTTAATGTATTGTCAGCATGTTCTTCCATGGGTGCATTGAATTTGGGTCAATGGGTGCACTCCTACATTGATACGCAAAGTGATCTTACGGAGGAGACTAACGTGGGAAACGCCTTGATCAACATGTATGTTAAATGCGGGGATGTGGGTATGGCAATTCAGGTTTTTAACATGCTTATGCGCAAGGACATCATATCATGGAGTACCGTTATCAGCGGCATGGCCATGAATGGTCATGGCATGAACACATTGCATCTCTTCTCGCTGATGCTAATTCTTGGGGTTCCTCCAGATGATGTAACCTTCATTGGCTTGTTATCTGCCTGCAGCCATGCAGGGCTTGTAGCTAAAGGGTTGATGTTCTTTGAAGCCATGAAGAATGTTTACGGGATAATCCCCCAAGTACAGCATTATGCTTGCATGGTAGATATGTATGGACGTGCTGGGCTGTTGGAGGAAGCAGAGGATTTTATTAGGCAGATGCCTGTGGAAGCCGAGGGACCAATTTGGGGAGCTTTACTTAATGCTTGCAGAGTTCATCGGGATGAGAAGATGTTTGAAAGGATCAGGCAATGCCTGCTTGATACAAGGGGTGTGAGTGTCGGGACTTTTGCTTTATTGTCAAACGCATATGCTGGTTCTGATAGATGGGAAGATGCTAATAAGGTTCGTGATGCAATGAGATGCATGGGGTTGAAGAAAATGGCAGGATGTAGCTGGCTAGAGGTCGATCCCTCCACCCATAATCAGGAAAAACCCGCATACGCAGGAAAATAA
- the LOC133878430 gene encoding uncharacterized protein LOC133878430 isoform X1 gives MARRRAKKTVKKSPPSLVNDVNGAVEKEAQIDKEQAAFTDQEVERQSAAIRAIRDVEIEHLLTELRLLRSYFSKEQLRTPALKFFKENLPNLSVVGDEGNKQFEVQWNDENGNLSMNQGDGGDIHTSLLRRLSMAYPDCSAAIASLGGFQFSSEAGIVKTSLLGAGNLQISDFVLEEPSDTQMLGMQDGLRTPGVSSQRLSVGMTPKTRRLPKPGEMLLSVHGSPLGVYKEDNMEAIHESEEG, from the exons ATGGCAAGACGAAGAGCCAAGAAAACTGTTAAGAAATCTCCGCCGTCTCTTGTGAATGATGTAAACGGTGCCGTTGAGAAAGAGGCCCAAATTGACAAGGAACAAGCTGCTTTTACGGATCAGGaag TTGAGCGACAGAGTGCTGCGATTAGGGCTATTCGTGATGTGGAGATTGAACACTTGCTGACCGAATTGCGTTTGCTTCGCTCGTATTTCAGCAAGGAACAACTACGAACTCCTGCGctgaaatttttcaaagaaaaccTTCCGAACCTTTCGGTTGTTGGAGATGAAGGAAACAAACAATTCGAAGTGCAATGGAACGATGAAAACGGTAATTTGTCCATGAACCAAGGTGATGGAGGAGACATACACACGTCTCTTCTGCGCCGGTTGTCCATGGCTTATCCGGACTGCTCTGCTGCTATTGCATCTTTGGGTGGCTTTCAATTTTCGAGCGAAGCGGGTATTG TGAAGACAAGCCTTTTAGGTGCCGGTAATCTGCAAATAAGTGACTTT GTTTTGGAGGAGCCATCTGATACTCAGATGCTTGGGATGCAAGATGGTCTACGAACTCCTGGG GTGAGTAGCCAAAGGCTGTCTGTTGGGATGACACCGAAAACACGGAGGCTGCCCAAGCCTGGTGAGATGCTTTTATCTGTCCATGGCTCACCCCTTGGTGTCTACAAGGAAGATAACATGGAAGCCATACATG AGTCAGAAGAGGGCTGA
- the LOC133878430 gene encoding uncharacterized protein LOC133878430 isoform X2, producing the protein MARRRAKKTVKKSPPSLVNDVNGAVEKEAQIDKEQAAFTDQEVERQSAAIRAIRDVEIEHLLTELRLLRSYFSKEQLRTPALKFFKENLPNLSVVGDEGNKQFEVQWNDENGNLSMNQGDGGDIHTSLLRRLSMAYPDCSAAIASLGGFQFSSEAVKTSLLGAGNLQISDFVLEEPSDTQMLGMQDGLRTPGVSSQRLSVGMTPKTRRLPKPGEMLLSVHGSPLGVYKEDNMEAIHESEEG; encoded by the exons ATGGCAAGACGAAGAGCCAAGAAAACTGTTAAGAAATCTCCGCCGTCTCTTGTGAATGATGTAAACGGTGCCGTTGAGAAAGAGGCCCAAATTGACAAGGAACAAGCTGCTTTTACGGATCAGGaag TTGAGCGACAGAGTGCTGCGATTAGGGCTATTCGTGATGTGGAGATTGAACACTTGCTGACCGAATTGCGTTTGCTTCGCTCGTATTTCAGCAAGGAACAACTACGAACTCCTGCGctgaaatttttcaaagaaaaccTTCCGAACCTTTCGGTTGTTGGAGATGAAGGAAACAAACAATTCGAAGTGCAATGGAACGATGAAAACGGTAATTTGTCCATGAACCAAGGTGATGGAGGAGACATACACACGTCTCTTCTGCGCCGGTTGTCCATGGCTTATCCGGACTGCTCTGCTGCTATTGCATCTTTGGGTGGCTTTCAATTTTCGAGCGAAGCGG TGAAGACAAGCCTTTTAGGTGCCGGTAATCTGCAAATAAGTGACTTT GTTTTGGAGGAGCCATCTGATACTCAGATGCTTGGGATGCAAGATGGTCTACGAACTCCTGGG GTGAGTAGCCAAAGGCTGTCTGTTGGGATGACACCGAAAACACGGAGGCTGCCCAAGCCTGGTGAGATGCTTTTATCTGTCCATGGCTCACCCCTTGGTGTCTACAAGGAAGATAACATGGAAGCCATACATG AGTCAGAAGAGGGCTGA